Within Desulfobacter sp., the genomic segment CGGGCCGAGGACAACCGGGGAGACCCATGGTGTTCCCCGGTCAATGGTGCGTATCACCTTGACTTTGAGGACAAAAATTTTTACAAACGGAGCATTGGGAAATCATATAAATGGGAGGTGATCCCGTGGATACCCATATTCTGGTGGTTGAGGATAACCACGATCTCGCGAAATTGCTCGAATTAAATTTTAAGGATGAAACCTGGCAGGTGGAACTGGCCTTTGACGGCAACCGGGGCTTCAAACGTGCCCGTACCGGAAGGTACAGCTTGATTGTCCTGGATATCATGCTCCCCGGCATGGACGGGATATCAATTTTAAAGCAATTGCGGGCGGAGAAAGTTCAGACACCTGTGATCATGCTCACCTCAAAGGCCTCGGAAGTGGACCGGATTCTGGGACTGGAGTTCGGGGCCGACGATTATGTGACCAAGCCTTTCAGTGTGAGGGAGCTTGTGGCCCGGATCAAGGCGCTGTTCCGCAGGATCGAGGCTGTGGAAAAGGGGGGCGCGGATACAATTCCTGAAAAGATATCCGTGGGAGATCTTGCCATTGTGCCCGAAAAAAGGGAGGTGACCAGGGCCGGTGAGACAGTGGCGCTGACGGCCAGAGAGTTTGACCTGCTCTATTTTTTTGCCCGGCATCCTGGCCGGGTATTTAACCGGGCCCAACTGCTGGAACATGTGTGGGGCTACGGCCATGACGGGTATGAACATGCCGTCAATTCCAATATCAACCGGCTGCGGGCCAAGATTGAAACCGACCCGGCCGCCCCGGAATATGTGCTTACGGTGTGGGGCGTGGGCTATAAGTTCAGGGAGGGATAGGGGGCATGTTTACATCTCTTTATTCACGCATTGCTGCAGGCCTGGCCATGCTTTTCCTGTTGATCGGGTTGATTTTTATTGGGGTGACGGTTTTTTCCACGGACATGTACCAGCAGGAGGTGAATCAGAAGCTGAACACCGGCCTGGCCCGTCAGATCGTGAAAGAGTGGCTGCTTATGGACAAAGGCGTGGTCAATGACCATGCCCTCCGGGAAGCCTTCCACATGCTCATGGTGGTGAATCCGGGCATTGAAATCTATCTGCTGGATATTGAAGGGAATATCCTGACCTATTCCGCACCCAGGGGGAGTGTGAAACGCAGGGCCGTGGATATGGAACCGGTGCTGGCCCGGCTGGCCGATCCCGAAGGAAGCGTGCTGATCCAGGGAGACGATCCCCGGGGAACAGACCGGAAAAAGGTGTTTTCAGCGGCACCCATCACCCGGGAGGGGCGTCTGGAGGGCTATCTTTACGTCATCCTCGGGGGAGAGCAATACGATACGGTGGTGGACAAGCTCAAGGGCAGCTATATCATCCAGCTTTCCACCTGGATGATGGGGGCGGGCCTGATTTTTACCTTTGCTTCAGGACTGGTGCTCTTTGCCCTGCTCACCGGGCGCCTTAAAAAACTAGTGGCTGCCGTGGATGGGTTCCGCCCCGGCAAGGACGCGGCGGATCTGAATCTGCCCATGGCCGAGGAAGAGGGCGGGAATGATGAAATCCACCGGCTGGCCAGGACCTTCAAAGGCATGGCCGTCCGAATCCAGAGGCAGATGTCGGCACTGGATGCCTCGGACAAATTGCGGCGGGAACTGGTGGCCAATGTCTCCCACGACCTGCGCACCCCTTTGGCCACCCTCCAGGGGTATATGGAAACCATGCTGATCAATGAAGGCCGCCACTCCCCGGAGGAGCGGCGCCACTACCTTGAGGTGGCCATCAAGCACTGCCTTCGGCTCAACCGTCTGGTCAGCGAACTGCTGGAACTGGCCCGGATGGAATCGGCGGAGATGAAAATCAGCCCCGAACCCTTTTTGCTGGATGAACTGGCTGGGGACATTGTCCAGAAATTCAGCCTCCGGGCCCGGGCGTCGGGTATACGGCTGGAGATCCTTCCCCCGGAGCGGCCGGCTTTTGTCATGGCCGACATTGCACTGGTTGAACGGGCACTGGAAAACCTCATTGAAAACGGGCTGCGCCATACACCGGCCCAGGGGAGGGTGGGGGTGGAAATTTCATCCGGAAACAGTGTCCGGGCGGCGGTAAGGGATACCGGACCCGGAATACCCGAGGATGAACTGCCCTTTATCTTTAACCGGTTTTTTCATGCCGGCGGGGAGATGGATGATGACACCCGGCATACGGGCCTGGGCCTGGCCATCACCCAAAAGATCGTCGAACTCCACGGCAGCCGGCTGGGGGTGGAAACAGGGCCGGAGGGCACCTGCTTTTCCTTTGGGCTTCCCCGGTCTTCCCCGGGGGCCTAACCCATTACCGCCCTTGCGGCCCGTCCCAGCTTTTCAACGGCTTTTTCCAATACGGTTTCATCGGCCATGGTGTAGTTCAGGCGCATGGTTTCATGGCCCTGGGAGGCATCGGTGTAGAAAAACTGTCCCGGTACAAAGGCCACCCCGTTTTCAATGGCCTTGTGGTAGAGGTCCATGCCCTTGAGGCCTTTTGGGCCGGCCACCCAAAGGAACATGCCGCCGTCCGAGGGGGATACGGTGAACCCCCCGGGCAGGTGGCGGGAAAGTGCCGCCTCCATGGCCTGCTGCCGGGGGCGGTAGAGGTCGATGATCTTCGGCAGCTGCCGGTC encodes:
- a CDS encoding response regulator transcription factor, which produces MDTHILVVEDNHDLAKLLELNFKDETWQVELAFDGNRGFKRARTGRYSLIVLDIMLPGMDGISILKQLRAEKVQTPVIMLTSKASEVDRILGLEFGADDYVTKPFSVRELVARIKALFRRIEAVEKGGADTIPEKISVGDLAIVPEKREVTRAGETVALTAREFDLLYFFARHPGRVFNRAQLLEHVWGYGHDGYEHAVNSNINRLRAKIETDPAAPEYVLTVWGVGYKFREG
- a CDS encoding HAMP domain-containing histidine kinase, with protein sequence MFTSLYSRIAAGLAMLFLLIGLIFIGVTVFSTDMYQQEVNQKLNTGLARQIVKEWLLMDKGVVNDHALREAFHMLMVVNPGIEIYLLDIEGNILTYSAPRGSVKRRAVDMEPVLARLADPEGSVLIQGDDPRGTDRKKVFSAAPITREGRLEGYLYVILGGEQYDTVVDKLKGSYIIQLSTWMMGAGLIFTFASGLVLFALLTGRLKKLVAAVDGFRPGKDAADLNLPMAEEEGGNDEIHRLARTFKGMAVRIQRQMSALDASDKLRRELVANVSHDLRTPLATLQGYMETMLINEGRHSPEERRHYLEVAIKHCLRLNRLVSELLELARMESAEMKISPEPFLLDELAGDIVQKFSLRARASGIRLEILPPERPAFVMADIALVERALENLIENGLRHTPAQGRVGVEISSGNSVRAAVRDTGPGIPEDELPFIFNRFFHAGGEMDDDTRHTGLGLAITQKIVELHGSRLGVETGPEGTCFSFGLPRSSPGA